A region from the Dryobates pubescens isolate bDryPub1 chromosome 39, bDryPub1.pri, whole genome shotgun sequence genome encodes:
- the SERTAD2 gene encoding SERTA domain-containing protein 2, translating into MLGKGGKRKFEEHEDGLEGKVVSPTDGPSKVSYTLQRQTIFNISLMKLYNHRPLTEPSLQKTVLINNMLRRIQEELKQEGSLRPVFVTASQPADPLSDNFREAQPAFSHLSQPLLTTDFVSTTPLESCLTPASLLEDDTFCTSPAVQPDGPTKLAPPALQAVKDSFSSALDEIEELCPAPTSAEAVAADTGAQDSKEDPGESNLQKPEGFPESRTAESKLMDSLPGNFEITTSTGFLTDLTLDDILFADIDTSMYDFDPCTSATGAASKMAPVSADELLKTLAPYSSQPVTPNQPFKMDLTELDHIMEVLVGS; encoded by the coding sequence ATgttggggaaaggaggaaagcgGAAGTTTGAGGAGCATGAAGATGGGTTGGAAGGCAAAGTGGTGTCTCCCACTGATGGTCCCTCTAAGGTGTCTTACACCTTACAGCGTCAGACTATCTTCAACATTTCCCTTATGAAGCTGTATAACCACAGGCCATTAACCGAGCCCAGCTTGCAAAAGACAGTTTTAATTAACAACATGTTAAGGCGGATCCAGGAAGAACTGAAACAAGAAGGCAGCTTGAGGCCCGTGTTCGTGACCGCATCACAGCCTGCCGACCCCCTCAGCGACAACTTCCgcgaggcccagccagcattcAGCCatctctcccagcccctcctcaccacCGACTTCGTAAGCACTACgcccctggagtcctgcctcaccccagcctcgttgctggAGGACGACACTTTTTGCACTTCCCCGGCTGTCCAGCCTGATGGGCCCACAAAACTggcccctcctgctctccaagcaGTAAAGgacagcttctcctcagccttggacGAGATCGAGGAGCTTTGTCCAGCACCTACCTCCGCAGAGGCAGTAGCAGCTGACACGGGAGCCCAGGACTCTAAGGAGGACCCTggtgagtccaaccttcaaaaGCCTGAGGGCTTCCCGGAGAGCAGAACAGCTGAATCAAAACTCATGGACTCGCTACCTGGCAACTTCGAGATCACGACTTCCACAGGGTTCCTCACAGACTTGAccctggatgacatcctgtttGCTGACATTGACACGTCCATGTACGATTTTGACCCCTGCACGTCTGCCACGGGGGCTGCCTCAAAAATGGCTCCCGTCTCGGCGGACGAGCTCCTCAAAACCCTTGCTCCCTACAGCAGCCAACCAGTAACTCCAAATCAGCCTTTCAAAATGGACCTCACAGAACTGGATCACATCATGGAGGTGCTCGTTGGGTCTTAG